From one Micromonospora siamensis genomic stretch:
- a CDS encoding MarR family winged helix-turn-helix transcriptional regulator, with translation MYRRRETRRGRLIADITNDLRRYSVDAQHVGHAFAGLHGLGASDLHALIAVMDAELVGDPITPGRLGDLLNLSSGAVTALVDRLERAGHIRRDRDTADRRKVFLRYADPGAQLAMEFFGPLGRRTDEVMAGFDDDELETVQRFMAAMVTSMRQHRDEVRAARGEPARRPPA, from the coding sequence ATGTATCGGCGGCGGGAGACCCGACGCGGTCGCCTGATCGCCGACATCACCAACGACCTGCGGCGATACTCCGTGGACGCCCAGCACGTCGGGCACGCCTTCGCCGGCCTGCACGGTCTGGGCGCCAGCGACCTGCACGCGCTGATCGCCGTGATGGACGCCGAACTGGTCGGCGACCCGATCACCCCGGGCCGGCTGGGGGATCTGCTCAACCTCTCCTCGGGAGCGGTGACCGCCCTGGTCGACCGGTTGGAGCGGGCCGGGCACATCCGGCGGGACCGCGACACCGCCGACCGCCGGAAGGTGTTCCTGCGCTACGCCGACCCGGGCGCCCAGCTGGCGATGGAGTTCTTCGGGCCGCTCGGCCGGCGTACCGACGAGGTGATGGCCGGCTTCGACGACGACGAGCTGGAGACCGTGCAGCGCTTCATGGCCGCCATGGTCACCTCGATGCGCCAGCACCGCGACGAGGTCCGCGCCGCGCGCGGCGAGCCCGCGCGCCGACCGCCGGCCTGA
- the uvrA gene encoding excinuclease ABC subunit UvrA gives MADRLIIRGAREHNLRDVSLDLPRDALIVFTGLSGSGKSSLAFDTIFAEGQRRYVESLSSYARQFLGQMDKPDVDFIEGLSPAVSIDQKSTSRNPRSTVGTITEVYDYLRLLFARIGEPHCPVCGERISKQSPQQIVDRVLAMAEGTKFMVLAPVVRGRKGEYVDLFAELQGKGYARARVDGVVHQLTEPPKLKKQEKHTIEVVIDRLTVKASAKQRLTDSVEAALGLSGGLVLLDFVDLAEDDPNRERRYSEHLACPNDHPLAIEDLEPRVFSFNAPYGACPECTGLGTKKEVDPELIIPDPERSLREGAIQPWSTGHNLEYFLRLLEALGESQHFDVDTPWRALPSRAQKTILHGSDDQVHVRYRNKYGRERSYYTGFEGVVQWIERRHSDTESEWSRDKYEGYMRDVPCAACGGARLKPEVLAVTLAGRSIAEVCNLSVGEAADLLAGIELTDRQKLIAERVLKEINARLKFLLDVGLDYLSLDRAAGTLSGGEAQRIRLATQIGSGLVGVLYVLDEPSIGLHQRDNHRLIETLIRLRGLGNTLIVVEHDEDTIRMADWIVDIGPGAGEHGGKIVHSGSVPALLDNPESVTGAYLSGRKVIPTPQQRRPQTPGRELVVHGAREHNLHNLTVGFPLGQLIAVTGVSGSGKSTLVNDILHAVLANQINGARLVPGRHTRVTGLEHVDKVVGVDQSPIGRTPRSNPATYTGVWDHVRRLFAETTEAKVRGYGPGRFSFNVKGGRCEACSGDGTIKIEMNFLPDVYVPCEVCKGARYNRETLEVHYKGKTVSDVLEMPIEEAAEFFSAIPAIHRHLKTLVDVGLGYVRLGQPAPTLSGGEAQRVKLASELQKRSTGRTVYVLDEPTTGLHFEDIRKLLMVLEGLVDKGNTVITIEHNLDVIKTADWIIDMGPEGGHRGGTVLATGTPEEVAEVPESHTGQFLRPLLKLDGTAKGAAAATTRAAKANGATRSRSTRKVPAGAR, from the coding sequence GTGGCCGACCGACTGATCATCCGTGGCGCGCGCGAGCACAACCTGCGTGACGTCAGTCTCGACCTGCCCCGGGACGCTCTGATCGTCTTCACCGGGCTCTCCGGGTCGGGCAAGTCGAGCCTGGCCTTCGACACGATCTTCGCCGAGGGGCAGCGGCGCTACGTCGAGTCGCTCTCGTCGTACGCCCGGCAGTTCCTCGGCCAGATGGACAAGCCCGACGTCGACTTCATCGAGGGTCTCAGTCCCGCGGTCTCCATCGACCAGAAGTCCACCTCGCGCAACCCGCGCTCGACGGTGGGCACCATCACCGAGGTCTACGACTACCTCCGGCTGCTCTTCGCCCGCATCGGCGAGCCGCACTGCCCGGTCTGCGGCGAGCGGATCTCCAAGCAGAGCCCGCAGCAGATCGTCGACCGGGTCCTCGCCATGGCCGAGGGCACCAAGTTCATGGTCCTCGCCCCGGTGGTGCGCGGCCGCAAGGGCGAATACGTCGACCTCTTCGCCGAGCTCCAGGGCAAGGGCTACGCCCGGGCCCGGGTCGACGGCGTGGTGCACCAGCTCACCGAGCCGCCCAAGCTCAAGAAGCAGGAGAAGCACACGATCGAGGTGGTGATCGACCGGCTCACCGTCAAGGCCAGCGCCAAGCAGCGGCTGACCGACTCGGTCGAGGCCGCGCTCGGCCTCTCCGGCGGCCTGGTCCTGCTCGACTTCGTCGACCTGGCCGAGGACGACCCGAACCGGGAGCGCCGCTACTCCGAGCACCTGGCCTGCCCCAACGACCACCCCCTCGCCATCGAGGACCTGGAGCCCCGGGTCTTCTCCTTCAACGCGCCGTACGGCGCCTGCCCGGAGTGCACCGGCCTGGGCACCAAGAAGGAGGTCGACCCGGAGCTGATCATTCCCGACCCGGAGCGCAGCCTCCGCGAGGGCGCGATCCAGCCCTGGTCCACCGGGCACAACCTGGAATACTTCCTCCGCCTGCTGGAGGCGCTCGGCGAGAGCCAGCACTTCGACGTCGACACGCCGTGGCGGGCGCTGCCGTCGCGGGCGCAGAAGACGATCCTGCACGGCTCCGACGACCAGGTGCACGTGCGCTACCGCAACAAGTACGGTCGCGAGCGCTCCTACTACACCGGCTTCGAGGGCGTGGTGCAGTGGATCGAGCGCCGGCACTCCGACACCGAGTCCGAGTGGTCCCGCGACAAGTACGAGGGCTACATGCGCGACGTGCCCTGCGCGGCCTGCGGTGGCGCCCGCCTCAAGCCGGAGGTGCTCGCGGTCACCCTGGCCGGGCGGAGCATCGCCGAGGTCTGCAACCTGTCGGTGGGCGAGGCGGCCGACCTGCTGGCCGGCATCGAGCTGACCGACCGGCAGAAGCTGATCGCCGAGCGGGTGCTCAAGGAGATCAACGCCCGGTTGAAGTTCCTGCTCGACGTCGGCCTGGACTACCTCTCCCTGGACCGGGCGGCGGGCACCCTCTCCGGTGGCGAGGCGCAGCGCATCCGGCTGGCCACCCAGATCGGCTCCGGCCTGGTCGGCGTCCTCTACGTGCTCGACGAGCCGTCGATCGGGCTGCACCAGCGCGACAACCACCGGCTGATCGAGACGCTGATCCGGCTGCGCGGCCTGGGCAACACGCTGATCGTGGTGGAGCACGACGAGGACACCATCCGGATGGCGGACTGGATCGTCGACATCGGCCCGGGCGCGGGGGAGCACGGCGGCAAGATCGTGCACAGCGGTTCGGTGCCGGCGCTGCTGGACAATCCCGAGTCGGTCACCGGGGCGTACCTCTCCGGGCGGAAGGTGATCCCCACCCCGCAGCAGCGCCGGCCGCAGACCCCCGGCCGCGAGCTGGTGGTGCACGGCGCCCGCGAGCACAACCTGCACAACCTGACCGTCGGCTTCCCGCTGGGCCAGTTGATCGCGGTCACCGGGGTCAGCGGCTCGGGCAAGTCGACGCTGGTCAACGACATCCTGCACGCCGTACTGGCCAACCAGATCAACGGTGCCCGGCTGGTGCCGGGCCGGCACACCCGGGTCACCGGCCTGGAGCACGTGGACAAGGTCGTCGGCGTCGACCAGTCGCCGATCGGGCGTACGCCCCGGTCCAACCCGGCGACCTACACCGGCGTCTGGGACCACGTCCGCCGGCTCTTCGCCGAGACCACCGAGGCCAAGGTCCGGGGATACGGCCCCGGCCGGTTCTCGTTCAACGTCAAGGGCGGCCGTTGCGAGGCGTGCTCCGGCGACGGCACCATCAAGATCGAGATGAACTTCCTCCCGGACGTCTACGTCCCCTGCGAGGTCTGCAAGGGCGCGCGTTACAACCGGGAGACCCTCGAGGTGCACTACAAGGGCAAGACGGTCTCCGACGTGCTGGAGATGCCGATCGAGGAGGCGGCCGAGTTCTTCTCCGCCATCCCGGCCATTCACCGGCACCTCAAGACCCTGGTCGACGTCGGGCTGGGCTACGTCCGGCTCGGCCAGCCCGCGCCGACCCTCTCCGGCGGTGAGGCGCAGCGCGTCAAGCTCGCCTCCGAGCTGCAGAAGCGCTCCACCGGCCGGACGGTCTACGTCCTCGACGAGCCGACCACCGGCCTGCACTTCGAGGACATCCGCAAGCTGCTGATGGTGCTCGAGGGCCTGGTCGACAAGGGCAACACCGTGATCACCATCGAGCACAACCTCGACGTGATCAAGACCGCCGACTGGATCATCGACATGGGCCCCGAGGGTGGCCACCGGGGCGGCACGGTGCTCGCCACCGGCACCCCGGAAGAGGTCGCCGAGGTGCCGGAGAGCCACACCGGCCAGTTCCTGCGCCCGCTGCTCAAGCTCGACGGCACGGCGAAGGGCGCCGCGGCGGCCACCACCCGGGCGGCGAAGGCCAACGGCGCCACCCGGTCCCGGTCGACCCGCAAGGTGCCGGCCGGGGCGCGCTGA
- a CDS encoding MFS transporter produces MSATPAPAGSRPAVDGPTTDGRDNRARGGLLRHRDFRLLWAGQTASALGSNVTAVALPLVAVTVLDAGALQVAVLTAAAWLPWLLIGLPVGAWVDRLPRRPLMIGCDLVSALLFASVPVTAALGVLTVGQLLAVALGAGVARVFFETADQVYLPTLLRPDQLPEGNAKLQATQTSSYVLGPGVAGVVAQLAGAVVALLLDALSFLISAACLLRVRAVEPPPARATGAPSLRRRIADGLSFVARDPYLRVLTMFGAASNVGLIGYQALLVVFLVREVGLRPGLVGAVVGAMSLGGVLGALVATTAGRRLGSARAMLVAAALTGPPSLLIPLARPGAGLLWPVLGGLLVSLGVAVGNVVKGAFRQAYTPHHLLGRVTVSMHLLNYGAIPLAATVAGALGAALGPGRAIWLLTGWLAASPLILLVGPLRHRRDLPTAPA; encoded by the coding sequence GTGAGCGCCACCCCGGCCCCGGCCGGCTCCCGGCCCGCGGTGGACGGGCCCACCACCGACGGGCGCGACAACCGCGCCCGCGGCGGGCTGCTGCGGCATCGCGACTTCCGGCTGCTCTGGGCGGGGCAGACCGCCAGCGCCCTGGGCAGCAACGTGACGGCGGTGGCGCTGCCCCTGGTCGCGGTCACGGTGCTCGACGCCGGCGCCCTCCAGGTGGCCGTCCTCACCGCCGCGGCGTGGCTGCCCTGGCTGCTCATCGGGCTGCCGGTGGGGGCGTGGGTCGACCGGCTGCCCCGTCGTCCCCTGATGATCGGCTGCGACCTGGTCTCGGCACTGCTGTTCGCCAGCGTCCCGGTGACCGCCGCGCTCGGCGTGCTCACCGTCGGGCAGCTGCTCGCCGTGGCGCTCGGCGCCGGGGTGGCCCGGGTCTTCTTCGAGACCGCCGACCAGGTCTACCTGCCCACCCTGCTGCGTCCCGACCAGCTGCCGGAGGGCAACGCCAAGCTCCAGGCCACCCAGACCAGCAGCTACGTCCTCGGCCCCGGGGTGGCCGGCGTGGTCGCGCAGCTCGCCGGGGCGGTCGTCGCCCTGCTGCTGGACGCGCTGAGCTTCCTGATCTCGGCCGCCTGCCTGCTGCGCGTCCGGGCGGTCGAGCCGCCGCCGGCCCGGGCGACGGGCGCGCCGTCGCTGCGTCGACGGATCGCCGACGGCCTCAGCTTCGTGGCGCGCGACCCGTACCTGCGGGTGCTGACGATGTTCGGCGCCGCCAGCAACGTCGGCCTGATCGGCTACCAGGCGCTCCTGGTGGTCTTCCTTGTCCGCGAGGTCGGCCTGCGGCCCGGGCTGGTCGGTGCCGTGGTCGGCGCGATGAGCCTCGGCGGGGTGCTCGGCGCACTGGTCGCCACCACCGCCGGACGGCGACTGGGCAGCGCGCGGGCCATGCTGGTCGCCGCGGCCCTGACCGGGCCACCGTCGCTGCTCATCCCGCTGGCCCGGCCGGGCGCGGGCCTGCTCTGGCCCGTGCTGGGCGGGCTGCTGGTCAGCCTCGGCGTGGCCGTCGGCAACGTCGTCAAGGGCGCGTTCCGGCAGGCGTACACCCCGCACCACCTGCTGGGTCGGGTCACCGTGAGCATGCACCTGCTCAACTACGGGGCGATCCCGCTGGCCGCCACGGTGGCCGGCGCGCTCGGCGCGGCCCTCGGGCCGGGGCGGGCGATCTGGCTGCTCACCGGTTGGCTGGCCGCCAGCCCGCTGATCCTGCTGGTGGGCCCGCTCCGGCACCGGCGCGACCTACCGACGGCACCGGCCTGA
- a CDS encoding maleylpyruvate isomerase family mycothiol-dependent enzyme codes for MTTDPLLLTGEVDDATARLLATVGALDAAAVAAPSLLPGWTRGHVLAHLARNADGMLNLLTAARTGEDIPMYADPAARTADIEAGAARPPAEHLADLRRSAARFVDAVAAMPVPAWAATVRTHRGPMVAARLVWARLREVEVHHVDLAVGYRPADWPAAFGHRLLHEVAADLAGRSDVPAMVLRFEGSRHELTVGEPAGAPVVAGPAPELAAWLIGRADGRVLTVTPHGPLPTPPEWI; via the coding sequence GTGACCACCGACCCGCTGTTGCTGACCGGCGAGGTGGACGACGCCACCGCGCGGCTGCTGGCCACCGTCGGGGCCCTCGACGCCGCGGCGGTCGCCGCGCCGTCGCTGCTGCCCGGCTGGACCCGGGGGCACGTGCTGGCCCACCTGGCCCGCAACGCCGACGGCATGCTCAACCTGCTCACCGCGGCGCGCACCGGCGAGGACATCCCGATGTACGCCGACCCCGCCGCCCGGACCGCCGACATCGAGGCCGGCGCGGCCCGCCCGCCGGCCGAGCACCTGGCCGACCTGCGTCGCTCGGCCGCCCGGTTCGTCGACGCGGTCGCCGCCATGCCGGTGCCGGCCTGGGCGGCTACGGTGCGGACCCACCGTGGCCCGATGGTGGCCGCCCGGCTGGTCTGGGCCCGGCTGCGGGAGGTCGAGGTGCACCACGTCGACCTGGCCGTGGGATACCGGCCGGCCGACTGGCCGGCGGCGTTCGGCCACCGGCTGCTGCACGAGGTCGCCGCCGACCTGGCCGGTCGCTCCGACGTGCCGGCGATGGTGCTGCGCTTCGAGGGCAGCCGGCACGAACTCACCGTCGGCGAGCCGGCCGGCGCCCCCGTGGTCGCCGGTCCGGCGCCGGAGCTGGCGGCCTGGCTGATCGGCCGCGCCGACGGCCGGGTGCTCACCGTGACCCCGCACGGCCCGCTACCGACCCCACCGGAATGGATCTAG
- a CDS encoding class I SAM-dependent methyltransferase: MVAAAAALTELEQEITAPGEGLDRLRLVETPFVPEVRLHLAEDAIVWWARMEAAAGGPLPAPYWASAWAGGQALARYLLDHPDLARGRRVLDLATGSGLVAIAAALAGARQVVANDIDPYAAAAVTVNARVNRVDVAAQLGDLLDADIQVDLLLAGDVLYDGDMAGRVLPFLRRAAAGGAQVLLGDPGRGHLSATGWETVVSYPVPTTEPSVDPAPRPVRVLRPA, encoded by the coding sequence GTGGTAGCCGCAGCCGCAGCGCTGACCGAGTTGGAGCAGGAAATCACCGCGCCCGGTGAAGGGCTCGACCGGCTCCGGCTGGTCGAGACGCCCTTCGTCCCCGAGGTCCGGCTGCACCTGGCCGAGGACGCGATCGTCTGGTGGGCCCGGATGGAGGCCGCCGCCGGCGGCCCACTGCCGGCGCCGTACTGGGCCTCGGCGTGGGCGGGTGGGCAGGCCCTGGCCCGCTACCTGCTCGACCATCCCGACCTGGCCCGCGGCCGGCGGGTGCTCGACCTGGCCACCGGCTCCGGGCTGGTCGCCATCGCCGCCGCGCTCGCCGGGGCCCGGCAGGTCGTGGCCAACGACATCGACCCGTACGCGGCGGCAGCGGTCACCGTCAACGCCCGGGTCAACCGGGTGGACGTCGCCGCGCAGCTGGGCGACCTGCTCGACGCCGACATCCAGGTCGACCTGCTGCTGGCCGGGGACGTGCTCTACGACGGCGACATGGCCGGTCGGGTGCTGCCGTTCCTGCGCCGGGCCGCGGCCGGCGGCGCGCAGGTGCTCCTCGGCGATCCGGGTCGCGGTCACCTCTCCGCCACCGGCTGGGAGACGGTCGTCAGCTACCCGGTGCCGACGACGGAGCCCAGCGTCGACCCGGCGCCACGCCCGGTCCGGGTGCTCCGACCGGCCTGA
- a CDS encoding helix-turn-helix domain-containing protein: MDETPATPRTDPAVRRITDSPVLAALAHPLRRRLMDVLKVHDAATVGVLAEQTGQAPANISHHMKVLAAADLVTEAPELARDRRERWWRLVNRGVRWSSADFDADPAGRAVADAATSLNLDRHVTLARAWHAAGDEAHERWGDGPFSTDRWLRLTPDELAELSRELNDLLARWGDRGTPDDGRERQPVFVFAYGVPARP, translated from the coding sequence GTGGACGAGACCCCCGCGACACCACGCACCGACCCCGCCGTACGCCGGATCACCGACTCCCCGGTGCTCGCCGCGCTGGCCCACCCGCTGCGCCGCCGCCTCATGGACGTGCTCAAGGTGCACGACGCCGCCACCGTCGGCGTCCTCGCCGAACAGACCGGCCAGGCCCCCGCCAACATCAGCCACCACATGAAGGTCCTCGCCGCCGCCGACCTCGTCACCGAGGCCCCCGAGCTGGCCCGGGACCGGCGGGAACGCTGGTGGCGACTGGTCAACCGGGGCGTCCGCTGGTCCAGCGCCGACTTCGACGCCGACCCCGCCGGCCGGGCGGTCGCCGACGCCGCCACCTCGCTCAACCTCGACCGGCACGTGACGCTGGCCCGTGCCTGGCACGCCGCCGGAGACGAGGCACACGAACGGTGGGGCGACGGGCCCTTCTCCACCGACCGCTGGCTGCGACTGACCCCCGACGAACTGGCCGAACTGAGCCGGGAACTCAACGACCTGCTGGCCCGCTGGGGCGACCGCGGGACCCCGGACGACGGCCGCGAACGGCAGCCGGTCTTCGTCTTCGCGTACGGCGTCCCGGCCCGGCCGTGA
- a CDS encoding Rieske (2Fe-2S) protein: MSDEQACTGPGTPTRRTLLAGAGAVGAGVLLSACGSDDGSGSGATPTSGGPGAGPTSGGPGATGAGDAEGGNRDSAGPLTRTTDVPVGGGVILADKGVVITQPQAGQFKGFDPICTHQGCPVSKIDGDSIICTCHGSRFSTSDGSVQQGPATKPLPAKQLKVTGEQITLA, translated from the coding sequence ATGAGTGACGAGCAGGCTTGCACCGGGCCGGGTACGCCCACCCGCCGTACCCTGCTGGCCGGCGCCGGAGCGGTCGGGGCCGGCGTGCTCCTCTCCGCCTGCGGCAGCGACGACGGCTCCGGCTCCGGCGCCACTCCGACCAGCGGCGGGCCGGGCGCCGGGCCGACGAGCGGCGGGCCGGGCGCGACGGGCGCCGGGGACGCCGAAGGCGGCAACCGGGACAGCGCCGGCCCGCTGACCCGGACCACCGACGTCCCTGTCGGCGGAGGCGTCATCCTCGCCGACAAGGGTGTGGTGATCACCCAGCCGCAGGCCGGTCAGTTCAAGGGCTTCGACCCGATCTGCACCCACCAGGGCTGCCCGGTGTCGAAGATCGACGGTGACTCGATCATCTGCACCTGCCACGGCAGCCGCTTCTCGACCAGCGACGGCTCGGTCCAGCAGGGGCCCGCCACGAAGCCGCTGCCGGCGAAACAGCTCAAGGTCACCGGCGAGCAGATCACCCTGGCCTGA
- the rsgA gene encoding ribosome small subunit-dependent GTPase A, whose amino-acid sequence MTIDLTALGWDADRAAQAPRRTGRRPGRVARVDRGVCTVLTADGPVRASLGGAVLGDAARDPATLPCAGDWVLLATWPDGPVTVEAVLPRRTALVRRTAGRDASGQVLAANLDAAAVVEPVHPEPDVGRIERLLSLVHESGARPLVLLTKADLAADADAVARQLAAVAPGAPVLPVSAERGEGLAPLRPLVAPGRTLGLLGPSGAGKSSLVNALAGATVMPTQAIRRVDGKGRHTTTWRALVPIPGGGAVLDTPGVRAVGLLDGAAGVDRAFTDITALAAGCRYADCAHDAEPACAVRAALENGELPPRRYDSWRRLQREVAHESRRREARVAAERRGGWRSARRRTARPAQPPSAGGY is encoded by the coding sequence ATGACGATCGACCTCACCGCCCTCGGCTGGGACGCCGACCGGGCGGCCCAGGCGCCCCGCCGGACCGGGCGGCGTCCCGGCCGGGTGGCCCGGGTGGACCGCGGCGTCTGCACGGTGCTCACCGCCGACGGGCCGGTGCGCGCCTCGCTGGGTGGCGCGGTCCTCGGCGACGCCGCCCGGGACCCGGCGACCCTGCCCTGCGCCGGTGACTGGGTGCTGCTGGCGACCTGGCCGGACGGGCCGGTCACCGTCGAGGCGGTGCTGCCCCGGCGGACCGCGCTGGTCCGCCGGACCGCCGGCAGGGACGCCAGCGGCCAGGTGCTGGCCGCCAACCTGGACGCGGCGGCGGTCGTCGAGCCGGTGCACCCCGAGCCGGACGTCGGCCGGATCGAACGGCTGCTCTCCCTGGTCCACGAGTCGGGGGCCCGCCCGCTGGTGCTGCTGACCAAGGCCGACCTGGCCGCCGACGCGGACGCGGTGGCCCGGCAGCTCGCCGCGGTGGCGCCGGGGGCGCCGGTGCTGCCGGTCAGCGCCGAGCGGGGGGAGGGCCTGGCGCCGCTGCGCCCGCTGGTCGCCCCCGGGCGCACCCTGGGGCTGCTCGGGCCCTCCGGCGCCGGCAAGTCGAGCCTGGTCAACGCGCTGGCCGGGGCGACGGTGATGCCGACCCAGGCGATCCGCCGGGTCGACGGCAAGGGCCGGCACACCACCACCTGGCGGGCCCTGGTGCCGATCCCCGGCGGCGGCGCCGTGCTGGACACCCCGGGGGTACGCGCGGTCGGCCTGCTGGACGGCGCGGCGGGCGTGGACCGGGCGTTCACCGACATCACGGCCCTCGCCGCCGGCTGCCGGTACGCCGACTGCGCGCACGACGCCGAGCCGGCCTGCGCGGTCCGGGCGGCCCTGGAGAACGGCGAGCTGCCGCCCCGGCGGTACGACAGCTGGCGCCGCCTGCAGCGGGAGGTGGCCCACGAGAGCCGGCGCCGGGAGGCCCGGGTGGCCGCCGAGCGGCGGGGTGGGTGGCGGTCGGCCCGGCGACGGACCGCGCGTCCGGCGCAGCCGCCGTCGGCGGGCGGATACTGA
- a CDS encoding DedA family protein yields MAEWLSQLTELPTTLQAGALAVVMLLDAVPLLGVLVPGDVAILAAIGVGAPATTGASFAAVVGGCLAGWSLSFLAGRRYGDRLRHSRAGGWIGETRWAAAEGILRAGGGRMVLVAPFLPVFNALLPLAAGGLRMPYRRFLACAAAGATAWAGLYVLLGTAARSLAGVLPGFGGPLPVTMAVGLLLAALAVAGTRRRLRAVLAEQAG; encoded by the coding sequence ATGGCGGAATGGTTGTCCCAGCTGACCGAGCTTCCCACCACCCTGCAGGCCGGGGCGCTCGCGGTGGTCATGCTCCTGGACGCCGTACCCCTGCTGGGCGTGCTCGTCCCCGGCGACGTGGCGATCCTCGCCGCGATCGGTGTCGGGGCGCCCGCCACCACCGGCGCCAGCTTCGCCGCCGTGGTCGGCGGCTGCCTGGCCGGCTGGTCGCTGAGCTTCCTCGCCGGCCGGCGCTACGGCGACCGGTTGCGGCACAGCCGGGCCGGGGGCTGGATCGGCGAGACCCGGTGGGCCGCCGCGGAGGGCATCCTGCGCGCCGGTGGCGGGCGGATGGTGCTGGTCGCGCCCTTCCTGCCGGTGTTCAACGCGCTGCTGCCGCTGGCCGCGGGTGGGCTGCGGATGCCGTACCGGCGCTTCCTGGCCTGCGCGGCGGCCGGCGCGACGGCGTGGGCGGGTCTCTACGTGCTGCTCGGCACCGCGGCCCGGTCGCTGGCCGGGGTGCTGCCGGGGTTCGGCGGACCCTTGCCGGTCACCATGGCGGTCGGCCTGCTCCTCGCCGCCCTGGCGGTGGCCGGCACCCGGCGCCGGCTGCGGGCCGTGCTGGCCGAGCAGGCCGGCTGA
- a CDS encoding cold-shock protein: MATGTVKWFNSEKGFGFIEQDGGGPDVFVHYSAIASSGYRELHEAQKVEFEVTQGQKGPQADNVRPI, from the coding sequence ATGGCAACCGGCACGGTCAAGTGGTTCAACTCGGAAAAGGGCTTCGGCTTCATCGAGCAGGACGGCGGAGGCCCGGACGTCTTCGTCCACTACTCGGCCATCGCCTCCAGCGGCTACCGAGAGCTGCACGAGGCGCAGAAGGTCGAGTTCGAGGTGACCCAGGGGCAGAAGGGCCCGCAGGCGGACAACGTCCGTCCGATCTAG
- a CDS encoding MBL fold metallo-hydrolase: MTYNGDVTPGGAPAVRELDRLTVTKVSVGPMDNNAYLLRCHDTGEQLLIDAANEAPRLLELVADGGLATVVTTHRHMDHWVALEEVVAKTGARALVHADDADGLPIPAEPLRDGDTVRVGDCELEVIHLVGHTPGSIALLYRDPSGVPHLFTGDSLFPGGVGNTEQDPQRFGSLIDDVEHKLFDRLPDETWFYPGHGKDSTLGAERPALPQWRARGW, encoded by the coding sequence ATGACCTACAACGGAGACGTCACCCCCGGCGGAGCGCCGGCGGTACGCGAACTGGACCGGCTCACCGTCACCAAGGTGTCGGTCGGCCCGATGGACAACAACGCCTACCTGCTGCGCTGCCACGACACCGGCGAGCAGCTGCTGATCGACGCGGCGAACGAGGCGCCCCGGCTGCTGGAGCTGGTCGCCGACGGCGGGCTGGCCACGGTGGTCACCACCCACCGGCACATGGACCACTGGGTGGCGCTGGAGGAGGTGGTCGCCAAGACCGGCGCCCGTGCCCTGGTGCACGCCGACGACGCCGACGGGCTGCCGATCCCGGCGGAGCCGCTGCGCGACGGGGACACCGTGCGGGTGGGCGACTGCGAACTCGAGGTGATCCACCTGGTGGGGCACACTCCCGGGTCGATCGCGCTGCTCTACCGGGACCCGTCCGGCGTACCGCACCTGTTCACCGGCGACTCGCTGTTTCCCGGTGGTGTCGGCAACACCGAGCAGGACCCGCAGCGGTTCGGCTCGCTGATCGACGACGTCGAGCACAAGCTCTTCGACCGGCTGCCCGACGAGACCTGGTTCTACCCGGGCCACGGCAAGGACAGCACGCTCGGCGCGGAGCGCCCCGCCCTGCCGCAGTGGCGGGCCCGGGGCTGGTGA